The genome window GCGGCGACTCGGTGAAAACTAGAGCCCTCCAGCCGCTCGCCGCTCCAGAAGTCCTGCCAGCCCCCAGGCGGTAGGTAAACCTCGCGGGCCCGCTCCCCCCGGCGGAGCACCGGGGCCGCCAGCAGAGCTTCGCCCAGCAAAAACTGGTCGTCGCGCCAGGCCGCTGCCTCCTTGGGCCAGTGCAGCCCAAGCGGGCGCAAGAGCGGCAGCCCCTCCTCGTGGGCGGTGCGGGCCAGACTGTAGAGGTAGGGCAGCAATCGGTAGCGGAAACGCAGGGCCTCGCGCATCTGGCTCGTCCAGGGCTCACCAAAAGCGTAGGGCTCCTGGCGGCGGGTGCCCAGGGCGCTGTGGTTGCGGAAGAAGGGGTACAGGGCGCCCAACCACGTCCAGCGCAGCAGCAGTTCGGGCTCGGCGTCCAGGCCAAACCCACCCACATCGCCGCCGGCCAGGGGTATTCCCGAAAGCCCCAGGGAAAGCAGCATCGGCACCGAGAGGGCCAGATCCTCGTAGCGGCTTTCGTTGTCGCCCGTCCACACGAAAGCGTAGCGCTGGATGCCGGGGAAACCGCTGCGGGTCAGGATGAAGGGCCGCCGCCCCAGGGCTTGCAGGCCCCGGTAGGTGGCCTCGGCCATGCCCAGGGCGTACAGGTTGCGGGCCTCGAGGTGGCTCAGAACCCCCTGCCGGGCCGCGAGGGGCAGGGCCTTGTCGGGGGGTTCAGCACCCCCCAGCTCCAGCACCGCGGGCTCGTTCATGTCGTTCCAGATGCCCGCGAACCCGTATGTTTGTGCAAACTTCTGCACCTCTTCGGCCCAGAAGGCGCGAGCCTCCTCGCGGCTAAAGTCGGGCCAGACCGCCCGCCGGGGCCAGACCCCCCCCACCAGCAGCTCGTCCCGGTCGTCCTGAATGAACACCCCACGGCGCCTGCCTTCCTCAAATACCGCGTACCCCTCCTCGGCCTTCACCCCCGGATCCACGATGGGCACCAGCCGCACCCCCTGATCCGACAACTCCTGGGCCAGGGCGGCCAGCCGGGGGAAACGCTGGGGGCTGGCGGTAAAGACCTTGTACCCGTCCATATAGTGGATGTCGAGCCAGACTGCCTCCAGGGGCAGCCCGTGGGCAGCAAACTGCTCCACCACCTCCCGCACCGAGGCTTCGTCGGCGTAGCTGTAGCGGCACTGGTGGTAGCCCAGGGCCCACAGGGGGGGCATGGGCGGCCTCCCGGTCAGACGGGTCAGGCCGGCCACCACCTCCAGCAGGCTGCCTTCCAGCAAGTACAGGTCGAGGGTAGGGCCGGCCACCGCCAGGCGGGCCTCGGCGGGATGGGAAAAGCCCAGGTCGAACAGGCTGGGATGGCTCTCGTCCAGTAGCAGCCCCCAGGCCCGGTCGCCCTCAACCCGCAGCAGAAGGGGGCTGGCCTGGTAGAGGGGGTCGCGGCCTGGCCGGGGGGGCTGGTCGGCGGTAAAGTTCCAGTAACGCCTCCCCCGGCGCTCGAGCCCCCCCACCCGCTCCCCCAGCCCCAGGTAGCGGGCTGCTCCCAGCGGAAAGCTAAGGGCCAGCAAGGGGTAGGGTACGCCGTCGGTGAGTAGCCGCAGCAGCGGTGGAGCCTCGCGGTGCGGGCAGCCCCAGAAGGCCAGCTCGAGGCCCCCCCACCCAAGCCCCTGCTCCCCCGGCACCAGCGGCGAAAGCCCTTCAGCGAGGTAGCTTTCCGCCACCTTCTGGGGTTGCCTACGCACCACCCCCTGCACTGCCGGGCCTTCCTTGGTAGCGTCGCGGGGCCGCTGGGTCAGCAGAAACCGCCAGGCCCGCACCCCCTCGTGTTCGACCTGTTCCACCCTAGCCTGCACCAGCCCCCCCTCGAGGGCCAGCCGATCCATCCGATCAAAGGGAATCTCCCAGTTCAGCAGTTCGTTCAAAAAGCCTCCCTAGCCTAGCTTGCTCAAGAATCCCGGACACCCCCAACCGGGCCGCGGATTTCTAGAACCTCGAGGCTTCCGGTGTATGCCTGTGCAAAACGATGGTTCAGCCTTTCACCGCACCTGCGGTCAGCCCGGCCACGATGCGCTGCTGGAAGATCAGCACCAGGATCACCAGCGGCACCGTCACCACCACCGAGGCCGCCATAATCGAACCCCAGGGAATCTCGAAGGGGGTGGCCCCGCCAAACGAAGCGATGGCCACCGGCACGGTGCGCACGTTGTTGCCAATGGTAAAGGTCAGGGCGAAGAG of Meiothermus sp. contains these proteins:
- a CDS encoding glycoside hydrolase family 31 protein; translation: MNELLNWEIPFDRMDRLALEGGLVQARVEQVEHEGVRAWRFLLTQRPRDATKEGPAVQGVVRRQPQKVAESYLAEGLSPLVPGEQGLGWGGLELAFWGCPHREAPPLLRLLTDGVPYPLLALSFPLGAARYLGLGERVGGLERRGRRYWNFTADQPPRPGRDPLYQASPLLLRVEGDRAWGLLLDESHPSLFDLGFSHPAEARLAVAGPTLDLYLLEGSLLEVVAGLTRLTGRPPMPPLWALGYHQCRYSYADEASVREVVEQFAAHGLPLEAVWLDIHYMDGYKVFTASPQRFPRLAALAQELSDQGVRLVPIVDPGVKAEEGYAVFEEGRRRGVFIQDDRDELLVGGVWPRRAVWPDFSREEARAFWAEEVQKFAQTYGFAGIWNDMNEPAVLELGGAEPPDKALPLAARQGVLSHLEARNLYALGMAEATYRGLQALGRRPFILTRSGFPGIQRYAFVWTGDNESRYEDLALSVPMLLSLGLSGIPLAGGDVGGFGLDAEPELLLRWTWLGALYPFFRNHSALGTRRQEPYAFGEPWTSQMREALRFRYRLLPYLYSLARTAHEEGLPLLRPLGLHWPKEAAAWRDDQFLLGEALLAAPVLRRGERAREVYLPPGGWQDFWSGERLEGSSFHRVAAPLEHLPLFQRAGTAIPLTEARYPTRSARWPFLCFRVALGPEVRGRVFEDAGEGGDEGAWSELEGVFDGGRLELHFTDRSGHSREGVVAEVWGIAPPTRGQGYAYQNGLLQLDLRTGGAWVAWD